In Gossypium arboreum isolate Shixiya-1 chromosome 5, ASM2569848v2, whole genome shotgun sequence, a single genomic region encodes these proteins:
- the LOC108486209 gene encoding tubulin beta-6 chain, with the protein MREILHVQGGQCGNQIGSKFWEVICDEHGVDPTGKYNGDGSSDIQLERIDVYYNEASGGRYVPRAVLMDLEPGTMDSIRSGPIGQIFRPDNFVFGQSGAGNNWAKGHYTEGAELIDAVLDVVRKEAENCDCLQGFQVCHSLGGGTGSGMGTLLISKIREEYPDRMMMTFSVFPSPKVSDTVVEPYNATLSVHQLVENADECMVLDNEALYDICFRTLKLTTPSFGDLNHLISATMSGVTCCLRFPGQLNSDLRKLAVNLIPFPRLHFFMVGFAPLTSRGSQQYVSLTVPELTQQMWDAKNMMCAADPRHGRYLTASAMFRGKMSTKEVDEQMMNVQNKNSSYFVEWIPNNVKSSVCDIPPRGLKMSSTFIGNSTSIQEMFRRVSEQFTAMFRRKAFLHWYTGEGMDEMEFTEAESNMNDLVAEYQQYQDATVEDEEEYEGEEGLDENYET; encoded by the exons ATGAGGGAAATCCTTCACGTGCAAGGAGGCCAATGCGGGAACCAAATCGGATCCAAGTTTTGGGAAGTGATCTGCGACGAGCACGGTGTTGATCCTACCGGAAAGTACAATGGAGATGGATCATCCGATATTCAATTGGAGCGGATCGATGTGTATTACAACGAGGCTTCCGGTGGAAGGTACGTCCCTCGTGCGGTACTCATGGATCTTGAACCCGGAACCATGGATAGTATCAGATCCGGTCCCATTGGCCAGATCTTTAGACCTGATAATTTCGTGTTTGGACAATCCGGTGCCGGAAACAACTGGGCCAAAGGTCATTACACTGAAGGAGCTGAGTTGATTGATGCTGTTCTTGATGTTGTTCGTAAAGAGGCCGAGAATTGTGATTGCCTGCAAG GCTTCCAGGTATGCCATTCACTCGGAGGAGGCACAGGCTCTGGCATGGGAACTCTCCTGATATCAAAAATCAGGGAGGAGTATCCAGACAGAATGATGATGACATTTTCGGTTTTCCCTTCACCCAAGGTCTCTGACACCGTTGTGGAGCCTTATAATGCCACCCTTTCTGTGCATCAGTTGGTAGAGAATGCTGATGAATGCATGGTTCTTGACAATGAGGCACTTTATGATATTTGCTTCCGAACCCTGAAGCTCACTACTCCAAGCT TTGGAGATCTAAACCACTTGATTTCTGCTACTATGAGCGGTGTAACATGCTGCCTAAGGTTCCCCGGACAGCTGAACTCTGACCTCCGAAAGTTGGCTGTGAACCTGATCCCGTTCCCACGTCTTCACTTCTTTATGGTTGGTTTTGCACCACTTACATCTCGTGGTTCTCAGCAGTACGTTTCTCTCACTGTCCCAGAGCTAACTCAGCAGATGTGGGATGCGAAGAACATGATGTGTGCTGCTGACCCTCGCCATGGTCGCTACCTGACAGCGTCAGCCATGTTCCGAGGCAAGATGAGCACCAAAGAGGTTGATGAACAGATGATGAATGTCCAGAACAAGAATTCATCTTACTTCGTGGAGTGGATTCCCAATAATGTGAAATCCAGTGTTTGTGATATCCCACCCAGGGGTCTGAAGATGTCATCTACTTTCATAGGGAACTCCACGTCAATCCAGGAGATGTTTAGGAGGGTGAGCGAGCAATTCACAGCAATGTTCCGTCGCAAGGCCTTTCTGCATTGGTATACTGGTGAGGGAATGGATGAGATGGAGTTCACAGAAGCAGAGAGCAACATGAATGACTTGGTTGCAGAGTATCAACAATATCAGGACGCAACTGTGGAAGATGAGGAAGAGTACGAGGGGGAAGAGGGTCTCGATGAGAACTATGAGACCTAA
- the LOC108486210 gene encoding uncharacterized protein LOC108486210 isoform X1: MPTKARSQVSSERQKWDQIFEGVVGMLKTQQQQLETLTKEKKILGDRINTQYERWASDVRLYEDHISQMRTDLESKEMTRLLEAAKADMIVGLKQREAFLCKLKLEETSDELTDFRIWFDILCKNSNDVSLRDPKGTKKGMLGDEDIGSKSVNLKTLEGNLRRLKLKYENLASEKSCQIAALMAENKFAWNQFNIMETQFTDKLNSKNFELDKANRKIEALISSMEELRSSNAEKDEMIQILKSELSQKEADASRFHEVSKMSRQVEFLRKPRSSSHTPVIKHCTAREGTSVLGDENGGRSKCSITMKKGSSAPHVHDSLKDNGRGSRSSKRKKDDEIRISETPNLFTSTFKVPRLRDSSPKSR; the protein is encoded by the exons ATGCCCACGAAAGCGCGGTCACAAGTCTCATCGGAGCGTCAGAAATGGGATCAAATCTTTGAAGGTGTAGTTGGTATGCTTAAAACACAGCAACAACAGCTTGAAACACTTACTAAAGAAAAAAAGATCCTCGGAGATCGGATCAATACGCAATATGAACGATGGGCCTCTGATGTTCGTCTCTATGAAGATCACATATCTCAG ATGAGGACTGATCTGGAATCGAAAGAAATGACGCGTTTGCTTGAGGCTGCTAAAGCCGATATGATAGTAGGATTGAAGCAAAGAGAAGCTTTTCTTTGCAAGTTGAAATTAG AGGAAACATCGGATGAATTGACTGATTTCAGAATCTGGTTTGACATCCTCTGTAAAAATTCAAAT GATGTTTCTCTTAGGGACCCCAAAGGAACCAAAAAGGGAATGTTGGGAGATGAGGATATTGGTTCAAAGTCTGTTAATTTGAAGACATTGGAAGGCAATTTAAGAAGGCTAAAGCTCAAATACGAAAATCTTGCTTCAGAAAAGAGTTGTCAAATTGCTGCACTTATGGCAGAGAATAAGTTCGCATGGAACCAGTTCAACATTATGGAAACTCAGTTTACAGATAAGTTAAACAGCAAGAATTTTGAACTTGACAAAGCTAACAGGAAAATTGAGGCACTTATTTCCAGTATGGAGGAGCTGAGGTCATCAAATGCCGAAAAGGATGAAATGATCCAGATATTAAAATCCGAATTATCTCAAAAGGAGGCTGATGCAAGTAGATTTCATGAAGTTTCTAAAATGTCGAGGCAGGTAGAGTTCTTAAGGAAGCCTAGAAGTTCATCTCATACGCCTGTAATAAAACATTGTACAGCTAGGGAAGGAACTTCTGTTTTGGGAGATGAGAATGGCGGCCGCAGCAAATGCAGCATAACCATGAAGAAAGGAAGCTCCGCTCCACATGTTCATGATTCTCTGAAGGACAATGGAAGG GGAAGCAGAAGCTCGAAGAGGAAAAAGGATGATGAAATTCGTATTTCTGAAACTCCAAATCTATTCACTTCTACGTTTAAAGTTCCCAGATTGAGAGACTCCTCTCCCAAGTCAAGATGA
- the LOC108486210 gene encoding uncharacterized protein LOC108486210 isoform X2, translated as MPTKARSQVSSERQKWDQIFEGVVGMLKTQQQQLETLTKEKKILGDRINTQYERWASDVRLYEDHISQMRTDLESKEMTRLLEAAKADMIVGLKQREAFLCKLKLEETSDELTDFRIWFDILCKNSNDVSLRDPKGTKKGMLGDEDIGSKSVNLKTLEGNLRRLKLKYENLASEKSCQIAALMAENKFAWNQFNIMETQFTDKLNSKNFELDKANRKIEALISSMEELRSSNAEKDEMIQILKSELSQKEADASRFHEVSKMSRQVEFLRKPRSSSHTPVIKHCTAREGTSVLGDENGGRSKCSITMKKGSSAPHVHDSLKDNGRKLEEEKG; from the exons ATGCCCACGAAAGCGCGGTCACAAGTCTCATCGGAGCGTCAGAAATGGGATCAAATCTTTGAAGGTGTAGTTGGTATGCTTAAAACACAGCAACAACAGCTTGAAACACTTACTAAAGAAAAAAAGATCCTCGGAGATCGGATCAATACGCAATATGAACGATGGGCCTCTGATGTTCGTCTCTATGAAGATCACATATCTCAG ATGAGGACTGATCTGGAATCGAAAGAAATGACGCGTTTGCTTGAGGCTGCTAAAGCCGATATGATAGTAGGATTGAAGCAAAGAGAAGCTTTTCTTTGCAAGTTGAAATTAG AGGAAACATCGGATGAATTGACTGATTTCAGAATCTGGTTTGACATCCTCTGTAAAAATTCAAAT GATGTTTCTCTTAGGGACCCCAAAGGAACCAAAAAGGGAATGTTGGGAGATGAGGATATTGGTTCAAAGTCTGTTAATTTGAAGACATTGGAAGGCAATTTAAGAAGGCTAAAGCTCAAATACGAAAATCTTGCTTCAGAAAAGAGTTGTCAAATTGCTGCACTTATGGCAGAGAATAAGTTCGCATGGAACCAGTTCAACATTATGGAAACTCAGTTTACAGATAAGTTAAACAGCAAGAATTTTGAACTTGACAAAGCTAACAGGAAAATTGAGGCACTTATTTCCAGTATGGAGGAGCTGAGGTCATCAAATGCCGAAAAGGATGAAATGATCCAGATATTAAAATCCGAATTATCTCAAAAGGAGGCTGATGCAAGTAGATTTCATGAAGTTTCTAAAATGTCGAGGCAGGTAGAGTTCTTAAGGAAGCCTAGAAGTTCATCTCATACGCCTGTAATAAAACATTGTACAGCTAGGGAAGGAACTTCTGTTTTGGGAGATGAGAATGGCGGCCGCAGCAAATGCAGCATAACCATGAAGAAAGGAAGCTCCGCTCCACATGTTCATGATTCTCTGAAGGACAATGGAAGG AAGCTCGAAGAGGAAAAAGGATGA
- the LOC108485857 gene encoding gibberellin-regulated protein 1-like: MAIVSKALIASLLISLLLFQLVEADHQLETDARKGTSPPKKIDCGGACAARCRLSSRPHLCKRACGTCCARCNCVPPGTAGNQEMCPCYASLTTHGGKRKCP, from the exons ATGGCTATTGTTTCTAAAGCTTTGATTGCCTCACTTCTCATCTCTCTTCTCCTTTTTCAACTGGTTGAAGCTGATCATCAACTG GAGACAGATGCTAGGAAGGGAACCTCTCCCCCGAAGAAAATTG ATTGTGGTGGAGCATGTGCAGCTAGGTGCCGGTTATCATCAAGGCCACACCTATGCAAGAGGGCATGCGGGACATGTTGCGCGCGTTGCAACTGTGTTCCTCCAGGAACTGCCGGTAACCAAGAAATGTGCCCCTGTTATGCTAGCTTGACCACCCATGGTGGCAAACGCAAGTGCCCTTGA